A genomic stretch from Aedes albopictus strain Foshan chromosome 2, AalbF5, whole genome shotgun sequence includes:
- the LOC134286805 gene encoding uncharacterized protein K02A2.6-like, translated as METVAGIVPRSKLRGSTIKEKVPPAGSDVYTEAIKLLDAHFAPFSNIPYDRYVFRQIKQAEDETVEKFVSRLREQGRLCDYGNALDLRITEQVFDNSVSDELREVIIKKKLISVEEIVQEARILETVHRNKEDMKKNAVPVDQSNVNIIKKGTKKDKCFRCGNIGHFANDKCCPAKNKVCDSCKLVGHFRKMCKTKPESRKAKEKKGKKVWQIQDSDDEGGARAGCSSSSEDSDDDVQQIYATGSKHELVTCHIGGVKLDWIVDTGAHVNVISRKTWRYLKENGLKFEALHKPRKYLSVYGDGKLKVYKTFSANIATRSNSVFHEVYVVDSETGANLLCKNTSLELKILEIHGELFCVPEKEELKVGKMKNVQVKIQINEDVVPIQQPCRRLPIPLQSVVEEKLNDLLKQDIIEPAPLKITWASPLVVTPKDGGKSVRLCVDMRMANKAIILERHPLPTFEEIMPHLDGCKYFSKIDLVKAFHQIELEPASRELTTFVTPTAYYRYKRLMFGMNCSAEIFQREIERVLKGIKGVRVFIDDILVYAKTKAEHDARVELVLKRLQEHGLTINRGKCEFGKTSVDFMGHTLSEQGILPKNDKISAVQSFRHPQNATEMHSFLGLVNYVGKFIPNLSEMSTTLRQMAVKGAKFEWTKERLRCFEKIKAALVNPKHLGYFSPRNRTLLITDASDNGLGAVLVQIIHNDARVISYASKSLTKTERKYSTLDKEALAIAWAAERFQMYLTGMEFTVITDHKPLVGIFNEKSTPNKRQERWVLRMQHFRYQIVHVPGKTNIADPLSRLPKELKCRTFDKAAETALSAIVEVNKPTAITMDEIMLYSREDAELQSVKKALHDDQWQGDLKRYAVFKDKLRETVLKLAHIGHPGREKMKRRMRIAVWWPGMDGDAEKACRECFECQLVAPFEKPEPMCIRDLPVAPWVHLAGDFLGPLPDNSYLFVLIDLYSRYVLAEPMTRTTPGDVIRFLKSIFTRMGLPLVLTFDNARNFASQEMKDYCFDNGIKLTHTTPYYPSANGEVERQNRSILKVLKISKQQNADWKAGLQEYLYMYSVTPHSVTGVAPAELMFGRRFRDLIPHFPLQALDDSELRDRDRTVKYQAKTYRDEKVGAKESLVSVGDEVLMKNVLPQNKLTSKFLPTPAKVIDRRGNSVTLETQDGQTYKRNTSHVKRLVRPPTMDNDIEPESTSSAPRDDENTPATAEKDFAFQPVRSARPNRQITRPKRYDDYHLD; from the exons ATGGAAACGGTCGCTGGAATTGTTCCTCGAAGTAAACTGCGTGGCTCTACCATCAAGGAAAAAGTC CCTCCAGCTGGTTCGGACGTTTACACGGAGGCGATCAAACTGTTGGATGCTCATTTCGCACCTTTCTCCAACATCCCGTACGATCGCTATGTGTTTCGGCAGATAAAACAAGCGGAGGATGAAACTGTTGAGAAGTTTGTCAGCAGGCTGCGAGAGCAAGGACGTTTGTGCGATTACGGGAATGCTCTCGATTTGCGCATTACTGAGCAGGTGTTCGACAACAGCGTATCGGATGAGTTGCGAGAGGTCATTATAAAGAAGAAATTGATCAGCGTGGAAGAAATAGTGCAGGAGGCGCGCATCCTTGAAACAGTGCATCGCAATAAGGAGGATATGAAGAAAAATGCAGTGCCAGTGGACCAAAGCAACGTGAACATAATCAAAAAAGGAACGAAAAAGGACAAATGCTTTCGATGCGGTAATATCGGACATTTTGCAAACGATAAGTGTTGTCCCGCGAAGAATAAAGTTTGCGATAGTTGCAAGCTAGTAGGACACTTCCGTAAAATGTGCAAAACCAAGCCAGAGAGCCGGAAAGCGAAGGAAAAAAAGGGCAAGAAGGTATGGCAGATTCAGGATTCGGATGACGAAGGTGGCGCCCGAGCCGGCTGCAGTTCCAGCAGTGAAGACAGCGACGACGACGTACAGCAAATCTATGCTACCGGAAGCAAGCACGAGTTGGTGACATGCCACATAGGCGGTGTTAAGCTGGATTGGATTGTGGACACCGGGGCCCATGTAAACGTAATCAGCCGGAAGACATGGCGCTACCTAAAGGAAAATGGGCTAAAATTCGAGGCGTTGCATAAACCTCGAAAGTACCTTAGCGTCTACGGGGACGGTAAACTGAAGGTCTACAAAACGTTCAGTGCAAATATAGCTACCCGTTCAAACAGCGTGTTCCACGAGGTGTATGTTGTGGACAGCGAAACCGGTGCTAATTTGCTGTGTAAAAATACATCGTTGGAGTTGAAAATCCTGGAAATCCACGGCGAGCTGTTCTGCGTTCCCGAAAAAGAAGAACTGAAGGTTGGAAAGATGAAGAATGTGCAGGTGAAAATCCAGATCAACGAAGACGTAGTTCCGATTCAACAACCCTGTCGGCGCCTGCCGATTCCTCTGCAGAGCGTAGTCGAAGAGAAGCTGAATGATCTGTTGAAGCAGGACATCATAGAACCTGCCCCGTTGAAAATCACCTGGGCATCACCTCTCGTAGTGACCCCAAAGGATGGAGGAAAAAGTGTACGACTGTGCGTTGATATGCGTATGGCTAACAAAGCCATAATCCTTGAACGACACCCGCTACCGACGTTTGAAGAGATAATGCCCCATTTGGATGGGTGTAAGTATTTTTCCAAAATCGACCTGGTGAAAGCATTCCACCAGATAGAGCTGGAGCCTGCTTCTCGTGAATTAACCACTTTTGTAACTCCGACCGCATACTACCGTTACAAAAGACTGATGTTTGGGATGAACTGCTCCGCAGAAATATTCCAGCGGGAAATCGAACGTGTTTTGAAGGGCATTAAAGGTGTCCGCGTATTCATCGACGACATTCTTGTATACGCAAAAACTAAGGCGGAGCACGACGCAAGAGTGGAGTTAGTGCTAAAGCGGCTGCAAGAACATGGACTGACGATTAACCGAGGAAAATGTGAATTCGGGAAAACATCGGTAGACTTCATGGGCCACACGTTATCCGAGCAAGGCATACTACCGAAAAATGACAAAATCAGTGCTGTGCAGTCGTTTAGGCATCCACAAAACGCTACCGAGATGCACAGTTTTCTAGGGCTGGTGAACTACGTCGGTAAGTTCATACCAAATCTCTCGGAAATGTCAACAACCCTTCGTCAAATGGCAGTTAAGGGCGCTAAATTTGAATGGACGAAGGAACGCCTACGATGTTTCGAGAAGATCAAGGCTGCCCTGGTAAACCCTAAGCACCTCGGATACTTCAGCCCAAGGAACCGCACACTGCTTATCACCGATGCCAGCGACAACGGTCTAGGTGCAGTCTTAGTGCAGATCATCCACAACGACGCCCGAGTCATCAGCTACGCGAGTAAAAGCCTCACCAAAACTGAACGGAAGTACTCAACACTCGATAAGGAAGCTCTGGCTATCGCCTGGGCTGCTGAACGGTTTCAGATGTACCTAACCGGTATGGAGTTCACCGTAATAACCGATCACAAGCCGTTAGTGGGCATTTTCAACGAGAAGTCAACACCCAACAAGCGACAAGAGAGGTGGGTCTTAAGAATGCAACACTTCCGGTATCAAATCGTGCACGTTCCGGGAAAGACTAATATTGCGGACCCACTTTCGCGACTACCAAAGGAGCTGAAGTGTAGAACATTCGacaaagcagctgaaactgcgtTATCTGCTATTGTGGAAGTCAACAAGCCGACTGCGATAACGATGGACGAGATTATGCTGTATTCGCGAGAGGATGCGGAGTTACAGAGTGTAAAAAAGGCACTACACGATGACCAGTGGCAAGGCGATTTGAAACGATACGCagtgtttaaggacaag TTGCGAGAGACGGTTCTAAAATTGGCGCACATCGGTCATCCAGGTCGCGAGAAAATGAAACGGAGAATGCGGATTGCGGTTTGGTGGCCGGGTATGGACGGAGATGCAGAGAAAGCGTGTCGAGAGTGTTTCGAGTGTCAACTAGTTGCACCTTTCGAAAAACCGGAGCCCATGTGCATAAGGGACCTACCAGTTGCTCCATGGGTGCACCTGGCGGGAGATTTCCTTGGACCTCTTCCGGATAATAGCTATTTATTCGTGCTGATTGACCTCTATAGTCGATACGTTTTGGCTGAACCGATGACGAGAACTACCCCTGGCGATGTGATTCGTTTTTTGAAAAGTATTTTCACCAGGATGGGACTACCACTAGTGTTAACATTCGACAACGCTAGGAACTTCGCAAGCCAGGAGATGAAAGACTACTGCTTCGATAACGGAATCAAGCTGACCCATACGACTCCGTACTACCCCAGTGCAAACGGCGAAGTCGAGCGCCAAAATCGGTCCATCCTGAAAGTACTGAAGATAAGCAAACAACAGAACGCGGACTGGAAAGCtggcctgcaggaatacctgtacATGTATTCTGTGACCCCACATTCCGTGACGGGAGTCGCACCGGCCGAACTAATGTTCGGAAGAAGATTTCGTGATTTGATCCCCCATTTTCCACTGCAAGCTCTGGACGACAGCGAGTTGCGTGATCGGGATCGAACGGTTAAGTATCAAGCCAAGACCTACAGAGATGAAAAAGTTGGGGCAAAGGAGTCACTTGTATCAGTCGGAGATGAAGTGCTAATGAAAAACGTGCTTCCTCAAAACAAACTGACCTCAAAGTTTTTGCCAACTCCGGCGAAGGTAATTGATCGGCGAGGGAACAGCGTAACACTCGAAACCCAAGATGGACAAACCTACAAGCGCAACACTTCACACGTGAAACGGTTGGTACGCCCACCTACCATGGACAACGACATTGAACCGGAATCGACTTCATCGGCACCTCGGGACGACGAGAATACACCAGCTACAGCAGAGAAGGATTTCGCATTCCAACCGGTTAGATCAGCTAGGCCGAACCGCCAGATAACGCGGCCTAAACGATATGATGATTACCATCTTGATTAA